In Marinobacter salsuginis, one DNA window encodes the following:
- a CDS encoding TauD/TfdA dioxygenase family protein: MAQTQEIPREPTSTVAALNPENVTLLEQHGLSLKPLDPIGVEIYGADVRNQLPEPAIKALEEEMANRGFIVFKHQAGLSPEELIDACKWWGGREIHSTHGVHPATPGRNRHIFRCSNDGRQGILGVGPQWHNDGSFEAATFSHSAYYMARAPENGGGTHFAHQGAAFDSLPPEKQDFWERLVSVNSASSVTHPVVHTHPISGRKSVWLHLGMTGAVIERLPDEGLTIDQLKTLPAHADSFRLLDEAAMKELFNDYNDLLNDSFEDGYGIRFEYDTGDLLFIDNWAVAHRASPEAHLPAEQQGLRIMDRVTIKAPRNLSPHFGLPQYINMAGPHPFNKDGVWQAGGVGFRWKDDIRLQN; the protein is encoded by the coding sequence ATGGCACAGACCCAGGAAATACCCCGCGAACCCACCTCCACCGTAGCGGCCCTGAACCCGGAGAACGTGACTCTGCTTGAACAGCACGGTTTGTCGCTTAAGCCACTGGATCCCATCGGCGTTGAAATCTACGGCGCCGACGTGCGCAACCAACTGCCAGAGCCCGCCATCAAGGCCCTGGAAGAGGAAATGGCCAATCGCGGATTCATCGTTTTCAAACACCAGGCCGGTCTATCGCCCGAAGAACTGATTGATGCCTGCAAGTGGTGGGGCGGCCGTGAAATCCACTCCACCCACGGTGTTCATCCGGCAACGCCCGGCCGGAACCGGCACATCTTCCGCTGCTCGAACGATGGCCGCCAGGGCATCCTCGGCGTCGGTCCCCAATGGCACAACGACGGCAGTTTCGAAGCCGCTACCTTTTCCCACAGCGCCTACTACATGGCTCGCGCGCCGGAAAACGGCGGCGGCACCCATTTCGCTCACCAGGGCGCCGCGTTTGATTCACTGCCGCCGGAGAAGCAGGACTTCTGGGAACGCCTTGTCTCGGTTAACTCCGCGTCCAGCGTCACACACCCCGTGGTTCATACGCATCCGATTTCCGGCCGAAAAAGCGTGTGGCTGCACCTGGGCATGACCGGCGCCGTCATCGAACGCCTGCCGGATGAAGGACTGACAATCGACCAACTCAAAACTCTCCCCGCACATGCAGACAGTTTCCGCCTGCTGGACGAAGCGGCTATGAAAGAACTGTTCAACGACTACAACGATTTGCTGAACGATTCCTTCGAGGATGGCTACGGCATTCGCTTCGAGTACGACACCGGCGATCTGCTGTTTATCGACAACTGGGCGGTGGCCCACCGAGCCTCACCGGAGGCCCACCTGCCGGCAGAACAACAGGGTCTGCGCATTATGGACCGGGTTACCATAAAGGCCCCTCGCAATCTGTCGCCTCACTTCGGTTTACCGCAGTACATTAATATGGCCGGCCCCCATCCGTTCAACAAAGACGGCGTGTGGCAAGCCGGTGGTGTTGGCTTTCGCTGGAAGGATGATATTCGCCTGCAGAACTGA
- a CDS encoding substrate-binding periplasmic protein — MKACIQVVLAFALLAGLTLSASLPAAADTVLHVAYEDKTQFPYYMGDTQRVLDKPGAAVELVKMLEERIPGLQIRFSRYPWKRCLTMLKTGQVDGIFNASFNSSRTRIGEYPWEDGQVDPSRRLTTISYYLYTLPNTEIGWNGEAFEDPDISIGAPLGYSIVNDLENLGVSVIKVRSSMQSLQLLKAKRVKAVALQSVTADYLLANNPDQLEGIVRIAPPLKTKPYYLMLSRQFTAAHPELSEQIWDAIGELREEKLETLARPYLSEND; from the coding sequence ATGAAAGCTTGTATTCAGGTCGTTCTCGCTTTTGCTCTGTTGGCGGGTCTTACCCTGAGTGCAAGCCTTCCGGCGGCGGCAGACACCGTGCTGCATGTTGCCTATGAAGATAAGACCCAGTTCCCATACTACATGGGTGACACCCAACGGGTACTGGACAAGCCTGGCGCCGCGGTTGAACTGGTCAAAATGCTTGAGGAACGGATACCTGGCCTGCAGATCAGATTCAGCCGCTATCCCTGGAAGCGTTGCCTCACGATGCTCAAAACCGGCCAGGTAGACGGGATATTCAACGCCTCTTTCAACAGCTCGCGTACCCGCATTGGCGAATACCCCTGGGAGGATGGCCAGGTTGATCCCTCACGCCGCCTGACCACCATTAGCTACTATCTCTATACCCTGCCCAACACTGAAATCGGCTGGAACGGCGAAGCGTTCGAAGATCCGGACATCAGCATTGGCGCCCCACTCGGTTACTCAATCGTGAACGATCTTGAGAATCTTGGTGTCTCCGTGATCAAAGTCCGCAGCTCGATGCAAAGTCTGCAGTTACTCAAGGCGAAGCGTGTAAAAGCCGTGGCGCTGCAATCGGTGACCGCCGATTATCTGTTGGCCAACAATCCCGACCAGTTGGAGGGTATTGTCCGGATCGCCCCGCCCCTCAAGACCAAACCCTACTACCTGATGCTTTCGCGCCAATTCACAGCAGCCCACCCAGAGCTCTCCGAGCAGATCTGGGATGCCATCGGCGAACTCAGAGAAGAAAAACTTGAGACATTGGCGCGGCCATATCTCTCCGAAAACGATTAA
- a CDS encoding M14 family metallopeptidase: MKTAETYPIGTPGTPWGDAECAEWLSSQTRQRSYEAEVLSVIERLRSRFDVEEYGALDYGPDYYPLMAIRSRDWNDDLPVVLITGGVHGYETSGVHGALQFLDKHAAEYAGRVNLLVAPCVSPWAYERIHRWNRNAIDPNRSFHEGSRAEESAALMRLVAPIRDSALIHIDLHETTDTDESEFRPALAARDGKPFEPAGIPDGFYVVDDSENPKPDFQQAVIKAVEQVTHIAPADENGEIFGSKVVARGVIEYPLAQWGLCAGMTRAPYRTTTEVYPDSPRVTPEQCNAAQATAVCAAIDYGLAQPSF, from the coding sequence ATGAAGACGGCTGAAACTTACCCAATCGGTACTCCTGGCACGCCCTGGGGCGATGCGGAATGCGCCGAGTGGTTGTCTAGCCAGACCCGTCAGCGTAGTTATGAGGCGGAGGTGTTGAGTGTGATCGAGCGCCTTCGCTCGCGCTTCGATGTGGAAGAGTATGGCGCTTTGGATTACGGCCCGGATTATTACCCGCTGATGGCTATTCGCAGCCGTGACTGGAACGACGATTTGCCGGTGGTACTGATCACGGGCGGGGTTCACGGGTATGAAACCAGCGGGGTGCATGGGGCGCTGCAGTTCCTTGATAAACACGCGGCGGAGTATGCGGGCCGCGTGAACCTGCTTGTTGCGCCCTGCGTGAGTCCCTGGGCGTATGAGCGTATTCATCGCTGGAACCGTAATGCGATCGACCCCAACCGTTCCTTCCACGAAGGTAGTCGGGCGGAGGAGTCTGCCGCACTCATGCGATTGGTAGCGCCTATTCGTGACAGTGCTCTGATTCATATCGATCTTCACGAGACCACTGATACCGACGAATCAGAATTTCGCCCGGCGCTGGCAGCCCGCGACGGCAAGCCGTTCGAACCGGCAGGCATTCCCGATGGCTTTTACGTGGTTGATGACAGTGAGAACCCGAAACCCGATTTTCAGCAGGCGGTGATCAAGGCGGTGGAGCAGGTGACGCACATTGCGCCAGCGGATGAGAATGGCGAGATCTTCGGCTCCAAGGTCGTTGCGCGGGGCGTGATTGAGTACCCACTTGCCCAGTGGGGCCTGTGCGCCGGCATGACTCGGGCGCCCTACCGAACCACTACCGAGGTTTATCCGGATAGCCCGCGAGTTACCCCCGAGCAATGCAATGCCGCGCAGGCTACTGCGGTTTGTGCGGCCATCGATTACGGGCTGGCACAGCCCAGTTTTTAA